The following coding sequences are from one Lolium rigidum isolate FL_2022 chromosome 6, APGP_CSIRO_Lrig_0.1, whole genome shotgun sequence window:
- the LOC124667869 gene encoding protein FAR1-RELATED SEQUENCE 5-like yields MENQDPNKEEGIPRWKPQLWMKFHTVAEAWDFWEYYGGRMGFSVRRRYTNTRKIDGVVTGCKFVCFKEGKKAADKRDSLTKRERAEIRTGCMVRMSIRLDREDGSYEIFQLDLEHNHMLQLPEARRLLPSQRKISKIQAFEIEVADDSGIAPKNAHKFASRRVGGLGSLSYTRRDHKNHLRTKRQRELKYGEAGSVLKYFQDKAIENPSFQHVVQLDCDEQITNIFWADAKMIIDYAHFGDVITFN; encoded by the exons ATGGAGAACCAAGATCCAAACAA GGAGGAAGGAATACCTAGATGGAAACCTCAACTTTGGATGAAGTTCCATACCGTGGCAGAGGCATGGGACTTTTGGGAATATTATGGAGGAAGGATGGGATTTAGTGTAAGAAGGAGATACACAAATACAAGAAAAATTGATGGGGTTGTGACTGGATGCAAATTCGTTTGTTTCAAAGAGGGTAAAAAAGCGGCTGATAAAAGGGATAGTCTAACTAAGAGAGAAAGGGCTGAAATAAGAACCGGCTGTATGGTTCGTATGTCAATTAGATTGGACCGTGAAGATGGAAGTTATGAAATTTTTCAGTTGGATCTTGAACACAATCACATGCTTCAGCTGCCAGAAGCACGCCGTTTGCTGCCATCACAAAGGAAAATCTCTAAAATTCAAGCTTTTGAAATAGAAGTTGCTGATGATTCTGGTATTGCACCCAAAAATGCTCATAAGTTTGCTAGTCGGCGGGTTGGTGGACTAGGTAGTCTAAGTTACACACGGCGAGATCATAAGAACCATTTGCGAACAAAGCGTCAAAGAGAGTTGAAGTATGGTGAAGCAGGTAGTGTGCTaaagtattttcaagacaagGCCATTGAGAATCCTTCATTCCAACATGTTGTACAGCTAGACTGTGATGAGCAGATAACAAATATATTTTGGGCTGATGCCAAAATGATCATAGATTATGCTCATTTTGGTGATGTTATAACCTTCAACTAA
- the LOC124662153 gene encoding agamous-like MADS-box protein AGL61 → MAHRRTSIGRQKIEIRPIEKEGARQVCFSKRRSGLFKKANELAIMCGVEVAAVVFSRAGNAFSFGHPSVEAVIQRFDPTGTNTGGAAEDNTLLVADLNRQHQELRAKLDAAKVKKDQVEAAMAMAKERCAGIPVAAWLEADVRDMGEEELMQFAAALQVVQAAVAARANQVLQDALNHGRAMAARNRSNMVPVTAPPQQLLGMGAGSYGLYDFGAGSSSGNATNAAEMDMQMQLMMMGMTPPPPQGFAVAGMDQLLQQGFGFPGLY, encoded by the coding sequence ATGGCGCATCGCCGCACGAGCATCGGCCGCCAGAAGATCGAGATCCGACCGATCGagaaggagggggcgcgccaggTCTGCTTCTCCAAGCGCCGCTCCGGCCTGTTCAAGAAGGCCAACGAGCTGGCAATCATGTGCGGCGTGGAGGTGGCCGCCGTCGTCTTCTCCCGCGCCGGCAACGCCTTCTCGTTCGGCCACCCCTCCGTCGAGGCCGTCATCCAGCGCTTCGACCCCACCGGCACGAATACCGGCGGCGCCGCAGAGGACAACACGCTGCTTGTGGCGGACCTGAACCGCCAGCACCAAGAGCTGCGCGCGAAGCTGGACGCGGCGAAGGTAAAGAAAGATCAGGTCGAGGCGGCCATGGCGATGGCGAAGGAGCGCTGTGCGGGGATCCCCGTGGCGGCGTGGCTGGAGGCCGACGTGCGCGACATGGGGGAGGAGGAGCTGATGCAGTTCGCTGCGGCGCTGCAGGTGGTgcaggccgccgtcgccgcgcgcgCCAACCAGGTGCTCCAGGACGCCCTCAACCACGGCCGCGCCATGGCGGCCAGGAACCGCTCCAACATGGTTCCCGTGACGGCGCCGCCGCAGCAGCTCCTCGGAATGGGCGCCGGCAGCTATGGTTTGTATGATTTCGGTGCAGGCAGCAGCAGCGGTAACGCCACCAACGCCGCAGAGATGGATATGCAGATGCAGCTGATGATGATGGgcatgacgccgccgccgccgcaggggtTCGCCGTCGCCGGCATGGACCAGCTGCTTCAGCAGGGGTTCGGATTCCCCGGCCTCTACTGA